In Mercurialis annua linkage group LG5, ddMerAnnu1.2, whole genome shotgun sequence, a single genomic region encodes these proteins:
- the LOC126679888 gene encoding actin-depolymerizing factor 5-like produces MAMAFKMATTGMWVTDECKNSFMEMKWKRVHRFIVFKIDEKSRLVTVDKVGGPGEGYDELAKSLPDDDCRYAVFDFDFVTIDNCRKSKIFFIAWSPTASRIRAKMLYATSKAGLRRALEGVHYELQATDPTEMGFDLITDRAK; encoded by the exons ATGGCGATGGCTTTCAAGATG GCGACGACTGGGATGTGGGTCACTGATGAGTGCAAAAACTCGTTCATGGAGATGAAGTGGAAACGAGTTCACCGATTCATAGTGTTCAAGATCGACGAGAAATCGAGATTGGTCACCGTTGATAAGGTCGGTGGTCCGGGCGAAGGATACGATGAGCTTGCGAAATCTTTGCCGGACGATGACTGCCGATATGCTGTTTTCGACTTCGATTTCGTCACTATTGATAATTGTCGCAAAAGCAAGATCTTCTTTATTGCATG GTCTCCAACAGCATCAAGAATTAGAGCAAAAATGCTATATGCGACCTCAAAAGCTGGACTGAGGAGAGCACTGGAGGGCGTTCACTATGAACTACAAGCAACTGACCCAACTGAGATGGGATTTGATCTCATCACAGATAGAGCTAAATAA